Genomic segment of Nostoc sp. GT001:
GTTTTTGCTTCAAGTCCAGCCATCTCACCCAAGCGTTGAGCAGCCCGTCCAGTCGGTGCAGTTAGAGCAATAGATTTCCCCATTGCTTTCCAAAGTGAGACAATGGTGTGGGTGGTGAAAGTTTTTCCAACGCCAGGGCCACCAGTAAGGATCATGATTTTGGAATAGGCTGCTGTTTCTACAGCTTGGTGTTGCTGTTCTGAAAGCTGAATTTTACGGCTAGCGGTGAAGCGGTATATCCAATCACGCACGCGCTCAATGTCAGTACCAACAGGCTTTTCTAAACGTTGGCGGATCAGTTGAGCTAAATTCTGTTCAGTATGAAAGTAAGTCGGCTTGTAGCAAAGTAGGTTTTTCTCTTCATCTCGCTCTCTAATCAGGTCGTCTGCTAGAGCCATGTCTTTGATGATTTGTGCAATCACTTCTTCTGTTGGTTGATGGGATTCAGTAGTCAGCAGTTTGATTACCGATTCAATCAGTTCGCTTTGTGGCAAGTAACAGTGGCCATCTTCAGCAGCTTCACTTAAACAGTGGATAATTCCTGCACGGTAACGAAATTCTGAATCCGGGGCAATTCCTATATTTCTCGCAATCTTGTCAGCAGTCAGAAAGCCAATACCGTAGATGTCGGCTGCCAACTGGTAAGGATTATGGGTTACTGTAGCGATCGCCTCATCCTTATATTGCTTGTAAATCTTCACAGCATAAGTGGTAGAAACGCCATGCCCTTGGAGAAACACCATAACTTCTTTAATAGCTTTTTGGGTTGACCAAGCGTTTTTGATGAGTGTGATCCGTTTTTTGGCAATACCCTGAACTTCAATCAGTCGTTCAATCTGGTTTTCGATGATGTCGAGCGTTTCTAAACCGAAGTGAGCAACGATACGCTTGGCTGTGACTGGTTCCACGCCTTTGATTAAACCACTGCCCAAATATTTCTCAATTCCGGTGAGAGTGGCTGGTTTGGTTTCTCGATAATTAACTACCTGGAACTGGGGGCCAAATTGTGGATGGTCACGCCAAAAACCAGTTAGTTGTAGAGTTTGACCTGGCTGAATATTGGCAAAGCTGCCGACAATTGTTGTCAGTTCGGTGCTACGGGGGCGGGTCAGTCTTGCCACTGTGTAACCCGATTCAGCAGAATAAAAAGTTAAACGTTCTACGACTCCGGTGATTGTTTCGTGTTGAGGAAAGGCACTTACTTGTTGAGGGGAAAGATTAGAAGGAGTGGACATTGCTTATGATTCAGATGCCGCACATCATTATAATACTGGAAATTAGTTAATTGTAGTACATAAATACTAAAGTGATTGAGTTGATATCTTTTAGAAAAATGAACTCTACTGTTAGGTAATATATCTTTTAGCTTTCTTCCGAGATATAACTTGCCTGGTCACTTTTCCTAAAACCTCAACAGTAAGCTGCTTTAATACATGACCCAAAACATTTTGGGTCACTTTTGTTGTAAAAATTCTTCTATTTTAAGTAGTAAACTTTCCGCTTCTTGGAGATGATGTGGATCTTTTTCAATGTTTTTCAGAGATTTTTTAAATTGCTTGTAAGCACTATCAAGTCTAGTTTGGATAGGGTTTTCTGAACTGGGTTTGATGACTTTTACCCGTTTCTTGATTTCAGCAAGTGAAAGATTGTTGGCGATTGCTTCCCATAACAGTTCTTGCCTAATACCAGAGTTGCTAATTTTAGCAATCTCTAGACCTTTGGTATATTCAATTTTTCCTTGGCGAATAGCTTCCAGAATTTCTTGAGGTTTTTTTAACAAGGGAAGTCTAGTTTTGACAAAAGATTCCCATGTAATTCCCCCACAAAATCCAAACACTACTTGAATCGTGTCAAACTTAGGATGCTCTAAAACGTTTTTGAGACCTGAGCGACGTTTGAGATTATCTATTTGGTACAGCAGACTTATAGCTTCTTCAACAGTCCCTTCAATCGCTAAAGAAAGGAGTTTCAAAGTGCCATCTAAATCTTCTAAGGCACTA
This window contains:
- a CDS encoding ATP-dependent RecD-like DNA helicase, whose amino-acid sequence is MSTPSNLSPQQVSAFPQHETITGVVERLTFYSAESGYTVARLTRPRSTELTTIVGSFANIQPGQTLQLTGFWRDHPQFGPQFQVVNYRETKPATLTGIEKYLGSGLIKGVEPVTAKRIVAHFGLETLDIIENQIERLIEVQGIAKKRITLIKNAWSTQKAIKEVMVFLQGHGVSTTYAVKIYKQYKDEAIATVTHNPYQLAADIYGIGFLTADKIARNIGIAPDSEFRYRAGIIHCLSEAAEDGHCYLPQSELIESVIKLLTTESHQPTEEVIAQIIKDMALADDLIRERDEEKNLLCYKPTYFHTEQNLAQLIRQRLEKPVGTDIERVRDWIYRFTASRKIQLSEQQHQAVETAAYSKIMILTGGPGVGKTFTTHTIVSLWKAMGKSIALTAPTGRAAQRLGEMAGLEAKTIHRLLEFDPRTRGFKCDSENPLPYTAIIADEASMLDLFLAYSLVKAVAEGAQLLLVGDIDQLPSVDPGQILADLINSGRVPVVRLTQVFRQAQTSAIITAAHQINRGIYPTIEPISDNPVSDCIWHGGGYQPEHGVQAICELIADFIPRLGFNPATDVQVLCPMTRGVVGTRNLNTVLQQLINPPSPDKVEINRGGNLLREGDRIIQLTNDYNREVFNGDLGIIRNIDIVEQEVTVQYGERTVVYDYADLNEIALAWCVTIHKSQGSEYPVVILPIYMQHYMMLTRNLFYTGITRAKKLAIVVGAKKAISLAVRSTDDQQRYTRLQQRLLHAAQHC
- a CDS encoding ParB N-terminal domain-containing protein; amino-acid sequence: MGRLEGTSKAGTNQRLANLKQILSFTPDTDESEIITNESSKDSGVVWIPRSKIHLTFSFVPGGQPVRYYYDQDELKAWALNDLKPNGIHSPLWVRPLSLELPDEYELVAGKRRYHGSEFAEIDPLPVRIFNWNNLEAFKASLAENKNRRDFSALEDLDGTLKLLSLAIEGTVEEAISLLYQIDNLKRRSGLKNVLEHPKFDTIQVVFGFCGGITWESFVKTRLPLLKKPQEILEAIRQGKIEYTKGLEIAKISNSGIRQELLWEAIANNLSLAEIKKRVKVIKPSSENPIQTRLDSAYKQFKKSLKNIEKDPHHLQEAESLLLKIEEFLQQK